Proteins found in one Hypericibacter terrae genomic segment:
- a CDS encoding MFS transporter, with the protein MTDGSATVLPVPLLRPGERRISLIAILASAFASTVTFAMSTPLLSMRLEAQGVSGSIIGLNTAVEAAAILFFTLATPTLARRLGAANALYLGVAIMTAAIALLPVWNSIEGWFVLRFVMGAGIAIHWVIGEVWLNTVADDSTRGRVVGLYVTTMSAAYCLGFPVLMITGTEGYLPFYLITGTVAASALPLIFARRLIPSLPSEAAAHYATLLRRQPTLMAAAVLNGVLINSVLAFFPIFSDRMGVGERAGFGMLFAVALGNVLLQLPIGMMADRHDGRDGRKLLIFLAITSAVGFLLLPLVLDSLAAWPLLTIWGGSFGGLYTVGLAMVGRRFGPGDLAAANALFAFTYETGTLVGPVFVGTSLDLWNPYGFLAAGGGACLLFLLIALTRRV; encoded by the coding sequence ATGACGGACGGAAGCGCGACCGTTCTCCCGGTGCCGCTGCTCCGTCCGGGCGAGCGCCGGATCAGCCTGATCGCGATCCTCGCCAGCGCTTTCGCCTCCACCGTGACCTTCGCCATGTCGACGCCGCTCCTTTCCATGCGGCTCGAGGCGCAAGGCGTCAGCGGCAGCATCATCGGCCTCAACACCGCGGTCGAAGCGGCGGCGATCCTGTTCTTCACGCTCGCGACACCGACGCTGGCGCGCCGCCTCGGCGCCGCCAACGCGCTCTATCTCGGCGTCGCGATCATGACGGCGGCCATCGCGCTGCTGCCGGTGTGGAACAGCATCGAAGGCTGGTTCGTGCTGCGCTTCGTGATGGGCGCCGGCATCGCGATCCATTGGGTGATCGGCGAGGTCTGGCTCAACACCGTCGCCGACGACAGCACGCGCGGGCGCGTGGTCGGGCTCTACGTCACGACCATGTCGGCCGCCTACTGCCTGGGATTCCCCGTCCTGATGATCACCGGCACCGAGGGATACCTGCCTTTCTATCTCATCACCGGCACGGTGGCGGCCTCGGCCTTACCCCTGATTTTCGCGCGCAGGTTGATTCCGTCCCTGCCCTCGGAGGCGGCCGCCCACTACGCCACCCTGCTGCGGCGCCAGCCGACCCTGATGGCGGCAGCGGTGCTGAACGGCGTGCTGATCAACTCGGTGCTGGCCTTCTTCCCGATCTTCTCCGACCGCATGGGGGTGGGCGAACGGGCCGGTTTCGGCATGCTGTTCGCCGTGGCGCTGGGCAACGTCCTCCTCCAGCTGCCGATCGGCATGATGGCCGACCGGCATGACGGGCGCGACGGGCGCAAGCTCCTGATCTTCCTGGCGATCACCAGCGCCGTCGGGTTCCTGCTGCTGCCGCTGGTGCTGGACAGCCTGGCGGCCTGGCCGCTGCTGACCATCTGGGGCGGCTCCTTCGGCGGGCTCTATACGGTCGGGCTCGCCATGGTGGGGCGGCGCTTCGGGCCGGGCGATCTGGCCGCGGCCAATGCGCTCTTCGCCTTCACCTACGAGACTGGAACCCTGGTCGGGCCGGTCTTCGTCGGGACCAGCCTCGATCTCTGGAATCCCTACGGCTTCCTCGCCGCCGGCGGCGGCGCCTGCCTGCTCTTCCTGCTCATCGCCCTGACGCGCCGCGTCTAG
- a CDS encoding class I adenylate-forming enzyme family protein — MTNAAFYLEATALRSPDATAVIFRDRPYSYSQIHRWATKAAAGLTAQGYGPGDRIALCCNNRPSFLIAYFGILMTGATVVNLLWTSTEQDFAFMLEDSEVDAFLCFDNYGDDPVAPRAIAAMRRVSCVKQLWILPVDPEGASTVIGFPSLADLMKDQPERFPIHHFEREDAALVVYTSGSTGKQKGLEISAGAVAEVVNLTVPLFEIDHCRVRLSIFTMECMMSQLFLILQPVFLGQSVIYLECENPETLIDKKNPGAVWQNIIDHGATFIVAVPSFYRWLLDHADGVRKEQVPLKLCISGGAALPAAWEREFRERLGVQLRAGYGASETCAALAWSWPSGGQHEGYTGKILPGIEARIVDDNDNDLALTDRGHLLVRSPAMMTRYINRPDLTATTMKDGWYHTRDIATFSSDGYLKIIGRMDSRITRGNEHIVPEVVESLLQRHPAVSLAAVVAVPHPTYGQDGKAFVTLKQKKAIDAQALLDWLRGELPVGQAPGQIEIRDALPMTNTGKIARHMLS, encoded by the coding sequence ATGACGAATGCCGCCTTCTATCTTGAAGCCACGGCCTTGCGTTCGCCCGATGCGACCGCCGTCATTTTCCGCGACCGCCCCTACAGCTACAGCCAGATCCATCGCTGGGCGACGAAGGCCGCGGCGGGCCTGACGGCGCAGGGTTACGGTCCCGGCGACCGCATCGCGCTCTGCTGCAACAACCGCCCGTCCTTCCTGATCGCCTATTTCGGCATCCTGATGACGGGCGCCACCGTCGTGAATCTGCTCTGGACCTCGACCGAGCAGGACTTCGCCTTCATGCTCGAGGATTCCGAGGTCGACGCATTTCTCTGCTTCGACAATTACGGCGACGACCCGGTCGCGCCGCGCGCGATCGCCGCGATGCGCCGCGTGTCGTGCGTCAAGCAGCTCTGGATCCTGCCGGTCGATCCCGAAGGCGCCTCGACCGTCATAGGATTTCCGTCCCTCGCCGACCTGATGAAGGACCAGCCCGAGCGCTTCCCGATCCATCATTTCGAGCGCGAGGATGCGGCCCTCGTCGTCTATACCTCCGGCTCGACCGGCAAGCAGAAGGGCCTCGAGATCTCGGCCGGCGCCGTCGCCGAGGTGGTCAACCTCACCGTGCCGCTGTTCGAGATCGACCATTGCCGCGTGCGGCTTTCCATCTTCACGATGGAATGCATGATGTCGCAGCTGTTCTTGATCCTGCAGCCGGTCTTCCTCGGCCAGAGCGTCATCTATCTCGAATGCGAGAACCCCGAGACCCTGATCGACAAGAAGAATCCGGGCGCGGTCTGGCAGAACATCATCGATCATGGCGCGACCTTCATCGTCGCGGTGCCGAGCTTCTATCGCTGGCTCCTGGATCATGCCGACGGCGTGCGGAAGGAACAGGTGCCGCTCAAGCTCTGCATCAGCGGCGGTGCCGCCCTGCCGGCCGCCTGGGAGCGGGAGTTCCGCGAGCGGCTCGGCGTCCAGCTGCGGGCCGGCTATGGCGCGTCGGAGACCTGCGCGGCGCTGGCCTGGTCCTGGCCCAGCGGCGGCCAGCATGAGGGCTATACCGGCAAGATCCTGCCGGGCATCGAGGCGCGTATTGTCGATGACAACGACAACGATCTGGCGCTGACCGATCGCGGCCATCTGCTGGTGCGCTCGCCCGCGATGATGACGCGCTATATCAACCGCCCCGATCTGACCGCGACCACGATGAAGGACGGCTGGTATCACACGCGCGACATCGCGACCTTCAGCAGCGACGGCTATCTCAAGATCATCGGGCGGATGGACAGCCGCATCACGCGCGGCAACGAACATATCGTGCCCGAGGTGGTGGAGAGCCTGCTGCAGCGTCATCCGGCGGTTTCGCTGGCGGCCGTGGTGGCGGTTCCGCATCCGACTTACGGCCAAGACGGAAAGGCCTTCGTCACACTGAAGCAGAAGAAGGCGATCGACGCGCAGGCCCTGCTCGACTGGCTGCGCGGCGAGCTGCCGGTCGGCCAAGCGCCGGGACAAATCGAAATTCGTGACGCCTTGCCGATGACGAACACGGGCAAGATCGCACGTCACATGCTCAGCTGA
- the hspQ gene encoding heat shock protein HspQ: protein MPPKLSKYTIGQIVRHRIFPFRGVIFDVDPEFANTEEWYEAIPAEVRPRKDQPFYHLLAENAQTTYVAYVSEQNLLPDDENGPIRHPMVTEMFDGIVAGRYQLKPARAN from the coding sequence ATGCCGCCCAAGCTCAGCAAATACACCATCGGACAGATCGTGCGGCACAGGATCTTTCCGTTTCGGGGTGTCATTTTTGATGTCGATCCTGAATTCGCCAATACCGAGGAATGGTATGAGGCGATCCCGGCCGAGGTCCGGCCGCGCAAGGACCAGCCCTTCTATCATCTGCTCGCCGAGAACGCGCAGACCACCTATGTGGCCTATGTGTCGGAGCAGAACCTGTTGCCCGACGACGAGAACGGGCCGATCCGCCATCCCATGGTCACGGAGATGTTCGACGGCATCGTCGCGGGGCGCTATCAGTTGAAGCCCGCGCGGGCCAACTGA
- a CDS encoding NAD-glutamate dehydrogenase — protein MRTRAEQAKADLIERVAQTAAQRLDRKRAADVERFVRLFYANVPPDDILEDSPENLFSAAMTLWNFGLQRAPGSAKVRVYNPRLDEHGWRSPHTVVEIVNDDMPFLVDSVTAELNRRELTVHLVIHPILRVKRDHKGQLTGTGDAAAPAESYMQIRISEQSSPETLEQIKLGLESVLTEVRLAVRDWPAMRARIEQITRELAQSKLPLPKDEVSEAHDFLAWVGEDHFTFLGYREYDFSGEGDNATLTVRAGSGLGILSDDNYSVFDRQKNFERMPAEVRAFMRQPQLLAIMKSNKRATVHRPVHMDTIGIKRFDAEGNPTGEQLFIGLFTSVAYNKSPREIPLLRRKLERVIARAGFEPNSHDGKALLHILESHPRDELFQATDDELFEIALGILHLQERQRVALFLRKDPFERFVSCLIYVPRDRFTTELRLRMQDIVTKAFNGRLSAFYTQMTDAALSRLQLIVATTPGSVPDVDTAELEAKLVEAGRSWADSLQEALVDARGEEQGLLLLRRYSSAFSTGYRERFDAHGAVLDIGLIEKALESGRLTMSLYRPVEAPPSELRFKIYNAGDQIPLSDVLPMLEHMGLKVISEAPHLVRPLDRPRPVWIHDFLMCTADGRDIDIGAVKDNFQKAFERAWRGKAEDDGFNRLVLLAGLTWRDVVILRAYCKYLRQIQVAFSQSYMEETLARNFGIAALLVKLFRTLFDPSQRAEAEARADAIKAEIERALDQVANLDEDRILRRFLNLILATQRTNHYQTLGDGELKTYISFKLDSRLIDELPLPRPVYEIWAYGPRVEAVHLRGGKVARGGIRWSDRREDFRTEVLGLMKAQMVKNAVIVPVGSKGGFVVKKPPAGASRDQLQAEVIECYKTMMRGLLDLTDNLTANGLVPPPNLVRRDPDDPYLVVAADKGTATFSDIANSVSLEYGFWLGDAFASGGSVGYDHKKMAITARGAWESVKRHFRETGVDVQRTDFSTIGIGDMSGDVFGNGMLQSPHIRLIGAFNHLHIFVDPAPDAGKSFAERKRLFDLPRSSWIDYDASLISEGGGVFDRKAKRLAVTPQMKAAFGLTVDSIAPNDLIRAMLKTPIDLLWLGGIGTYVKAAAETHADVGDRANDALRVDAEELRCKVVGEGANLGFTQRGRIAYVLKGGRLNTDAVDNSAGVDCSDHEVNIKILLNASVAAGDLTLKQRDKLLTQMTDDVAALVLRDNYLQTQALTLAETQGWFRLDQQGRFMRALERAGKLDRAIEFLPDDETLATRLAQRNGLTRPELAVLMAYAKMSLYDELLPSDLPDDPQLIDDLRRYFPKLLQERFPEQIAQHQLRREIIATVVTNSLVNRAGITFIHVMKEKTGQAASDIARAYAITRAVFELRALWAEIEALDNKVPAKLQALMADATVRLAEAGTLWFLRNGKLPLDIAAHIEAHRGDIAKLGAQLEDYLTETDRAAFAKRVEALTLEGVPDALARKVARLDLLAPGLDIVRIAQRSGKSLERVARTFYAVGVRFHLNWLRSATGGVNLDTHWDRMAVAAVLDDLYSHQRVLTERMLGANGVADGLAESEAIEQWAQARGSAVHRIEMLFADLRQQGGLDLAKLAVANRELRSLLGG, from the coding sequence ATGCGGACCAGGGCCGAGCAGGCGAAAGCCGATCTGATCGAACGCGTCGCCCAGACGGCGGCGCAGCGCCTCGATCGCAAGCGCGCCGCGGATGTCGAGCGGTTCGTGCGGCTGTTCTATGCCAACGTGCCGCCCGACGACATTCTCGAGGACAGCCCCGAGAACCTGTTCTCGGCGGCGATGACCTTGTGGAACTTCGGCCTGCAGCGGGCGCCCGGCAGCGCCAAGGTGCGGGTCTATAACCCGCGCCTCGACGAGCATGGGTGGCGCTCCCCGCACACCGTGGTCGAGATCGTCAACGACGACATGCCGTTCCTGGTCGATTCGGTCACGGCCGAGCTCAACCGGCGCGAGCTCACCGTCCACCTCGTCATCCATCCGATCCTGCGCGTGAAGCGCGACCACAAGGGCCAGCTCACGGGGACCGGCGACGCCGCCGCACCGGCCGAATCCTACATGCAGATTCGCATCTCCGAGCAGAGCTCTCCGGAGACGCTGGAACAGATCAAGCTGGGATTGGAATCGGTCCTGACCGAGGTGCGCCTCGCGGTGCGCGACTGGCCGGCGATGCGCGCCCGCATCGAACAGATCACCCGGGAGCTGGCCCAGTCGAAGCTGCCGCTGCCGAAGGACGAAGTCTCGGAAGCGCATGATTTTCTCGCCTGGGTCGGCGAGGATCATTTCACCTTCCTGGGCTATCGCGAGTACGATTTTTCCGGCGAGGGCGACAACGCGACCCTGACCGTCCGCGCCGGCAGCGGGCTCGGCATCCTCAGCGACGACAATTACTCGGTCTTCGACCGGCAGAAGAATTTCGAGCGCATGCCGGCCGAGGTGCGCGCCTTCATGCGCCAGCCGCAATTGCTCGCGATCATGAAGTCCAACAAGCGCGCCACCGTGCACCGCCCGGTCCATATGGACACGATCGGCATCAAGCGCTTCGACGCCGAGGGCAATCCCACGGGCGAGCAGCTCTTCATCGGCCTCTTCACCTCGGTCGCCTACAACAAGAGCCCGCGAGAGATCCCGCTGTTGCGGCGCAAGCTGGAACGCGTCATCGCGCGCGCCGGCTTCGAGCCCAACAGCCATGACGGCAAGGCGCTCCTGCACATCCTCGAGAGCCATCCGCGCGACGAGCTGTTCCAGGCGACCGACGACGAGCTGTTCGAGATCGCGCTCGGCATCCTGCATCTGCAGGAGCGCCAGCGCGTGGCCCTGTTCCTCCGCAAGGATCCGTTCGAGCGCTTCGTCTCCTGCCTGATCTATGTGCCGCGCGATCGTTTCACGACGGAACTGCGCCTGCGCATGCAGGACATCGTCACCAAGGCCTTCAACGGCCGCCTTTCCGCCTTCTACACGCAGATGACCGATGCGGCCTTGAGCCGCCTCCAGCTCATCGTCGCCACCACGCCGGGTTCCGTGCCCGACGTCGATACCGCCGAGCTCGAGGCCAAGCTGGTCGAGGCCGGACGCTCCTGGGCCGACAGCCTGCAGGAGGCCTTGGTCGATGCGCGCGGCGAGGAACAGGGCCTGTTGCTGCTGCGCCGCTATTCCAGCGCCTTCTCGACCGGCTATCGCGAACGCTTCGACGCGCATGGCGCCGTGCTCGACATCGGCCTGATCGAGAAGGCGCTCGAAAGCGGCCGCCTGACCATGAGTCTCTACCGCCCGGTCGAGGCGCCGCCGAGCGAGCTGCGCTTCAAGATCTACAATGCCGGCGACCAGATCCCGCTCTCGGACGTGCTGCCGATGCTGGAACATATGGGCCTCAAGGTGATCTCCGAGGCCCCCCATCTGGTGCGGCCGCTGGATCGGCCGCGCCCGGTCTGGATCCACGATTTCCTGATGTGCACCGCCGACGGCCGCGACATCGACATCGGCGCCGTGAAGGACAATTTCCAGAAGGCGTTCGAGCGGGCCTGGCGCGGCAAGGCGGAGGACGACGGCTTCAACCGGCTGGTGCTGCTGGCCGGCCTGACCTGGCGCGACGTGGTCATCCTGCGCGCCTACTGCAAATATCTGCGCCAGATCCAGGTGGCCTTCAGCCAGAGCTACATGGAAGAGACGCTGGCGCGCAACTTTGGCATCGCCGCCCTCCTGGTCAAATTGTTCCGCACCTTGTTCGATCCCTCGCAACGCGCCGAGGCGGAGGCCCGCGCCGATGCGATCAAGGCCGAGATCGAGCGCGCGCTCGACCAGGTGGCCAATCTCGACGAGGACCGGATCCTGCGCCGCTTCCTCAATCTGATTCTGGCGACCCAGCGCACCAACCACTACCAGACCCTGGGCGACGGCGAATTGAAGACCTACATCTCGTTCAAGCTCGACAGCCGGCTGATCGACGAGCTGCCGCTGCCGCGTCCGGTGTACGAGATCTGGGCCTATGGACCGCGCGTCGAAGCGGTGCATTTGCGTGGCGGCAAGGTCGCGCGCGGCGGCATCCGCTGGTCCGATCGGCGCGAGGATTTCCGCACCGAGGTGCTGGGGCTGATGAAGGCGCAGATGGTGAAGAACGCCGTCATCGTGCCGGTGGGCTCCAAGGGCGGCTTCGTGGTCAAGAAGCCGCCGGCCGGCGCCAGCCGCGACCAGCTCCAGGCCGAAGTGATCGAATGCTACAAGACCATGATGCGCGGTCTGCTCGACCTGACCGACAACCTCACGGCCAACGGCCTGGTGCCGCCGCCCAACCTGGTGCGGCGCGATCCCGACGATCCCTATCTCGTGGTGGCGGCCGACAAGGGCACGGCCACCTTCTCGGATATCGCCAACTCGGTCTCGCTCGAATACGGCTTCTGGCTGGGCGATGCCTTCGCCTCGGGCGGCTCGGTCGGGTACGACCATAAGAAGATGGCGATCACCGCGCGCGGCGCCTGGGAATCGGTCAAGCGCCATTTCCGCGAGACCGGCGTGGATGTGCAGAGGACCGATTTCAGCACCATCGGGATCGGCGACATGTCGGGCGACGTGTTCGGCAACGGCATGCTGCAGTCGCCGCACATCAGGCTGATCGGCGCCTTCAACCATCTCCATATCTTCGTCGACCCGGCGCCCGACGCGGGCAAGAGCTTCGCCGAGCGCAAGCGGCTGTTCGACCTGCCGCGCTCGAGCTGGATCGACTATGACGCCAGCCTGATCTCCGAGGGCGGCGGCGTCTTCGACCGCAAGGCCAAGCGCCTCGCCGTGACGCCGCAGATGAAGGCCGCCTTTGGCTTGACGGTCGACAGCATCGCGCCCAACGACCTGATCCGAGCGATGCTGAAGACGCCGATCGATCTGCTCTGGCTCGGCGGCATCGGGACCTATGTGAAGGCGGCGGCCGAGACCCATGCGGATGTCGGCGACCGCGCCAACGACGCGCTGCGCGTCGATGCCGAGGAGCTGCGCTGCAAGGTGGTCGGGGAGGGGGCCAATCTGGGCTTCACCCAGCGCGGCCGCATCGCCTATGTGCTGAAGGGCGGCAGGCTGAATACCGACGCGGTCGACAACTCGGCCGGCGTCGATTGCTCCGACCATGAGGTCAATATCAAGATCCTGCTGAACGCCTCGGTCGCGGCGGGCGACCTGACGCTGAAGCAGCGCGACAAGCTCCTGACGCAGATGACCGACGATGTCGCTGCCTTGGTCCTGCGCGACAATTACCTCCAGACCCAGGCGCTGACCCTGGCCGAGACGCAAGGCTGGTTCCGTCTCGACCAGCAGGGCCGCTTCATGCGGGCGCTCGAGCGGGCCGGCAAGCTCGACCGGGCGATCGAGTTCCTGCCCGACGACGAGACCCTGGCGACGAGGCTGGCGCAGCGCAACGGCCTGACGCGGCCGGAGCTGGCGGTGCTGATGGCCTATGCCAAGATGTCGCTCTATGACGAGCTCCTGCCCTCCGACCTGCCCGACGATCCGCAGCTCATCGACGACCTGCGCCGCTATTTTCCGAAGCTGCTGCAGGAGCGCTTCCCCGAGCAGATCGCCCAGCATCAGCTGCGCCGCGAGATCATCGCCACCGTCGTGACCAACAGCCTGGTGAATCGCGCCGGCATCACCTTCATCCATGTGATGAAGGAGAAGACCGGTCAGGCCGCTTCGGACATCGCGCGCGCCTATGCCATCACCCGCGCCGTGTTCGAGCTGCGGGCCCTCTGGGCCGAGATCGAGGCGCTCGACAACAAGGTGCCGGCGAAGCTCCAGGCCCTGATGGCGGACGCGACCGTGCGGCTGGCCGAGGCCGGCACGCTCTGGTTCCTGCGCAACGGCAAGCTGCCGCTCGACATCGCCGCCCATATCGAGGCGCATCGGGGCGACATCGCCAAGCTCGGCGCCCAGCTCGAGGATTATCTGACCGAGACCGATCGCGCGGCCTTCGCCAAGCGGGTCGAAGCGCTGACGCTCGAAGGCGTGCCCGACGCGCTGGCCCGCAAGGTGGCGCGGCTCGATCTGCTCGCCCCCGGGCTCGATATCGTCCGGATCGCGCAGCGCAGCGGCAAGTCGCTCGAGCGCGTGGCGCGCACCTTCTACGCGGTCGGCGTGCGCTTCCACCTGAACTGGCTGCGCAGCGCTACCGGCGGGGTCAATCTCGACACCCATTGGGACCGCATGGCGGTCGCGGCCGTGCTCGACGATCTCTATTCGCATCAGCGCGTCCTGACCGAGCGGATGCTGGGGGCCAACGGCGTCGCCGACGGCCTGGCAGAGTCCGAGGCGATCGAGCAATGGGCTCAGGCGCGCGGATCGGCGGTCCATCGCATCGAGATGCTGTTCGCCGATCTGCGCCAGCAGGGCGGGCTCGACCTCGCCAAGCTCGCCGTCGCCAATCGCGAGCTGCGTTCGCTGCTTGGCGGCTGA
- a CDS encoding MFS transporter, whose amino-acid sequence MAAELAIATPAAAPEGQALELVRGGKPAQRRAILAWCFFDWANSAFPTVVQTFLFSAYFTSYVAASPAAGTAAWGQATGLAALVIACVSPLLGAVADVGGRRKPWLAGLTILTVAATAALWFVRPDPAFATLALVAMAVGTVGFELGTVFYNAMLPGLARPERIGRISGWAWGLGYAGGLVCLALALVAFVLPDHPLFGLDKSSAEHVRATMLLTAGWFGLFCLPLFLFVPDRAAAGRGLAAAVGDGLAQLIHTFRDLRRHANIARFLLAKMIYIDGLNTLFAFGGIYAAGSFGMSLEQVLMFGIALNVTAGLGAAGFAWVDDWIGAKPTILISLAATTLLGIAILLVDDIVWFWVLGLAIGIFLGPTQAASRSMMARLAPPELATEFFGLYALAGKATAFFGPWALAIATTAFDSQRAGMATIPPFLVLGFLLLLWVKEPKRSS is encoded by the coding sequence TTGGCGGCTGAGTTGGCGATCGCGACGCCGGCAGCGGCACCGGAGGGTCAAGCGCTCGAGCTGGTCAGGGGTGGAAAGCCCGCGCAGCGGCGCGCCATCCTCGCCTGGTGCTTCTTCGACTGGGCCAACTCCGCCTTTCCGACGGTGGTCCAGACCTTCCTCTTCAGCGCCTATTTCACCAGCTATGTGGCGGCCAGCCCCGCGGCGGGCACGGCCGCCTGGGGCCAGGCCACGGGACTGGCCGCCCTGGTCATCGCCTGCGTCAGTCCCTTGCTCGGTGCGGTCGCCGATGTCGGCGGCCGGCGCAAGCCCTGGCTGGCGGGGCTGACGATCCTGACCGTGGCGGCGACGGCGGCGCTCTGGTTCGTGCGCCCCGATCCCGCCTTCGCGACGCTGGCCCTGGTCGCGATGGCGGTCGGCACGGTGGGGTTCGAGCTCGGCACTGTCTTCTACAACGCCATGCTGCCGGGCCTGGCGCGGCCCGAACGCATCGGACGCATTTCCGGCTGGGCCTGGGGGCTCGGCTATGCCGGCGGCCTCGTCTGTCTCGCCCTGGCGCTGGTGGCCTTCGTGCTGCCCGACCATCCGCTGTTCGGCCTCGACAAGTCGAGCGCGGAACATGTGCGGGCGACGATGCTGCTGACCGCCGGCTGGTTCGGGCTCTTCTGCCTGCCCCTGTTCCTGTTCGTGCCCGACCGTGCCGCCGCCGGGCGCGGCCTCGCCGCCGCCGTCGGCGACGGCCTCGCGCAGCTCATCCACACCTTCCGCGATCTCCGCCGCCACGCCAATATCGCGCGGTTCCTGCTGGCGAAGATGATCTATATCGACGGCCTCAACACGCTCTTCGCCTTCGGCGGGATCTATGCCGCCGGCAGCTTCGGCATGAGCCTCGAGCAGGTGCTCATGTTCGGCATCGCGCTCAATGTGACCGCGGGATTGGGCGCAGCCGGCTTCGCCTGGGTCGACGACTGGATCGGCGCCAAGCCCACGATCCTGATCTCGCTCGCCGCCACGACCTTGCTGGGCATCGCGATTCTCTTGGTCGACGACATCGTCTGGTTCTGGGTGCTGGGGCTGGCGATCGGCATATTCCTGGGGCCCACCCAGGCCGCCAGCCGCTCGATGATGGCGCGCTTGGCGCCGCCCGAGCTGGCGACGGAGTTCTTCGGGCTCTATGCGCTGGCCGGCAAGGCCACGGCCTTCTTCGGGCCCTGGGCGCTCGCCATCGCCACCACCGCCTTCGACAGCCAGCGCGCCGGCATGGCCACGATCCCGCCCTTCCTGGTGCTGGGCTTCCTGCTGCTGCTCTGGGTCAAGGAACCGAAGCGCTCTTCCTGA
- the bluB gene encoding 5,6-dimethylbenzimidazole synthase: MSLDASPPVFDAAFQARLAELFAWRRDVRRFRIDPLAPALIDRLLDLASLAPSVGNAQPWRFVSVESAARRAAIIADFERANAEAARLYHDEQAALYARLKLAGLKTAPLHLAVFCDETTGQGSGLGRQTMPETLRYSVVGAIQTLWLAARAHGVGMGWVSILHPQAMTTLLDIDARWFFIGYLCLGYPEEEHLDPELERHGWQARSEEGRRLLRR, encoded by the coding sequence ATGAGTCTCGACGCTTCACCACCGGTCTTCGATGCGGCTTTCCAGGCCCGGCTCGCCGAGCTCTTCGCCTGGCGGCGCGATGTGCGCCGCTTCCGCATCGATCCGCTGGCGCCCGCCCTGATCGACCGGCTGCTCGATCTCGCCTCCCTGGCGCCCTCGGTCGGCAACGCCCAGCCCTGGCGCTTCGTCTCGGTCGAGAGCGCGGCGCGTCGCGCCGCGATCATCGCCGATTTCGAACGCGCCAACGCCGAAGCCGCGCGGCTCTATCATGACGAGCAGGCCGCCCTCTATGCCCGCCTCAAGCTCGCCGGCCTGAAGACCGCTCCGCTCCATCTCGCGGTCTTCTGCGACGAGACCACCGGGCAAGGGTCGGGCCTCGGCCGCCAGACCATGCCCGAGACCCTGCGCTATTCGGTCGTGGGCGCGATCCAGACGCTATGGCTCGCCGCGCGCGCCCACGGCGTGGGCATGGGCTGGGTCTCGATCCTGCATCCGCAAGCCATGACCACGCTGCTCGACATCGACGCCCGCTGGTTCTTCATCGGCTATCTCTGCCTGGGATATCCGGAGGAGGAGCATCTCGACCCCGAGCTCGAGCGCCATGGATGGCAGGCGCGGAGCGAAGAGGGACGGAGATTGCTGCGGCGGTGA